The following proteins come from a genomic window of Daphnia magna isolate NIES unplaced genomic scaffold, ASM2063170v1.1 Dm_contigs066, whole genome shotgun sequence:
- the LOC123477492 gene encoding hemicentin-1-like isoform X4, protein MASGASIGQLLVVLSIQTIICHGAELALAGNVPTVLEDLSGLAGQEVSVPCSVDVATCGDFHSVKWYRESQRVFVYSELANLERSEGSLTNRARFVLSSNETQAGLKISSLQLSDEGLYRCEITYLEINEGCPVVQYVNLTVLAAPDYVEILLEDGKTSAAIRNVSRIGPFNEGTIVTLLCRSGGGRPVPRIEWWNGSHIMEADEVVATQEDNGAVTGINRLQVALSRQDLDAQWQCRVRSPALSSPLVANLRIDVHVKPTNVTLTGLDTAVTEGTAVVVYCVADGARPAAAITWYNDSSPLQKSAVETTQLQPEDEAEVEEQSDGTFSTRSRLIFTLNRHDHRRYITCRAGNTVTDDLQHKPVQASQLLRVEYAPTVAVSPENVTVNETMDVLIFCTYDANPVTLTSVQWFKDDVEIIINGPHKYEGATIDQPALLLKKATRDDAGAYSCRLTNAVGTGHSENVAFISVQYPAEVRLVMEPELPVNELERPNITLNCQMSSGYPPVLLGVRWYLDGELLKELPDCPLNETITSFSMYDEDLCDVDPSKLLLEYVGRSFQGNYSCEGMNAAGWGPPSEVETLVIYYPPGNTTLTYEPEVVVKDGPLTLTCGVSDVGQPAVTQYRWTRNGHVIPEISDAQWNVSQVTLNYQANYSCTPVNEAGEGETATIEIEVFAEPTFIERLPLTSGALSDAADATKLSCRAECYPLCQIDWFRNGIPIRESPMYTVVDSFVPENIKFNQHQSVKSSLSFNMRMWSQAKLDPIADTANYTCITTDNVVGDGVSSTTFFTVEYAPTTAIIDNPTIEVEEGSIVGQLECSASSYPLANYYWQHNHQIIGNGPRLTLDYGLSRDKTGEYSCIAHNQHGNTSAKAFINVVFKPECSITLREMEGKTRLICEVHANPKLVDFMWMLNNATLTTDIVHMGLQSVLTIDGPAPTSGIYYCHANNSVGFGTPCEISVEGGLLAKLGDENIIIIAIIAAAIVVILVVCIVLLVICRRQRTDDKYNPAATMEQRENPEGGSLMTLQSGTTIQQVHQHKWPLRPGVQVHVNDTNSLTLAASGSVLLSPVDQTQDEAPNSNSKRPRSDSSGSQADQFEADKAVDRQVVESNIPYYETLRDQKPPLGGNRDSVGESQATDSGSESTRSVICIKGPCRPKTLIPVTSHHLSNTEACRENSAAVSATGPSTKNGNDNLSENSKAFYENLPFHGLQTAPNKDFVSRPSSQMSHTPSSGYGSARSTNRTMSEAINTKDNQTAATVPDQLGRSRNCHLNSLRKPKVADVSSRFRSLRVPRAGPPPTSVGYDSADFACQTPKPVGTVSQPLEMVATHEQNWQPEHDQQLSIPVPAPRFHTLKRHPYQNIPIPLKNVQIQNQEHHDNSDQFMQMNPLMSSTKSTSMNDPQLQQRAWTPRSLAPVHTSAYDPPKQQAQSHHAPSSRFPANTNHASYKQAGSTVYADLSISCTAELKPHQNEISPTEYAVLQFMNGGQEVQV, encoded by the exons GTGCTGAGCTGGCATTGGCAGGCAACGTACCGACTGTATTAGAAGATCTATCAGGTCTTGCCGGCCAGGAAGTCTCGGTACCGTGCAGTGTGGACGTGGCCACCTGCGGAGATTTCCACAGCGTCAAATGGTACCGCGAATCGCAACGAGTCTTTGTCTACAGTGAACTGGCTAATCTAGAACGGTCGGAAGGATCATTGACCAACAG AGCTCGGTTCGTCCTGTCGTCGAATGAAACCCAAGCCGGGTTGAAGATCAGCAGCTTGCAGTTGTCCGACGAAGGTCTTTATCGATGCGAGATCACCTATTTGGAGATCAACGAAGGCTGTCCTGTCGTTCAATATGTTAACCTCACCGTTCTCG CGGCCCCTGATTACGTCGAGATTTTGCTGGAGGACGGGAAAACGTCAGCAGCAATTAGAAATGTATCACGCATCGGCCCGTTCAACGAAGGTACAATCGTCACCTTATTATGCCGATCTGGAGGCGGCAGACCCGTACCTCGCATAGAATGGTGGAACGGATCACACATCATGGAAG cagATGAAGTGGTGGCCACGCAGGAAGACAATGGCGCAGTGACTGGTATCAATCGGCTTCAGGTAGCCCTATCGCGTCAAGACCTGGATGCACAGTGGCAGTGTCGTGTCCGTAGTCCAGCCCTAAGTTCACCGTTGGTGGCCAATTTGCGCATCGATGTACATG TGAAACCCACCAACGTGACACTCACCGGACTGGATACGGCAGTGACGGAAGGAACTGCCGTTGTCGTTTATTGCGTGGCCGATGGCGCACGGCCAGCTGCTGCCATCACCTGGTACAACGATTCATCGCCACTGCAGAAGAGCGCCGTTGAGACAACGCAACTACAG CCGGAAGACGAAGCGGAAGTCGAAGAGCAA TCGGACGGCACTTTCAGCACGCGGAGCCGACTCATTTTCACGCTTAATCGACACGACCATCGACGTTATATCACGTGTCGTGCCGGTAACACGGTCACTGACGATTTACAGCATAAACCAGTCCAAGCGTCACAGCTCCTCAGAGTtgaat ATGCCCCTACGGTAGCCGTTTCTCCGGAAAACGTCACCGTCAACGAAACGATGGACGTGCTCATTTTTTGCACTTACGACGCCAATCCGGTCACCTTGACGTCTGTCCAGTGGTTTAAAGATGATGTCGAGATCATTATCAACGGTCCCCACAAATACGAAGGTGCCACCATCGACCAACCGGCTCTTCTCCTCAAAAAGGCAACAAGAGATGACGCTGGGGCTTATTCCTGTCGCCTTACCAATGCCGTTGGCACTGGCCACTCCGAAAATGTTGCCTTCATTTCCGTTCAAT ATCCAGCGGAAGTGCGTTTGGTCATGGAACCCGAGCTGCCAGTCAACGAACTGGAACGTCCCAATATCACCCTCAATTGCCAG ATGAGCAGCGGTTACCCACCCGTGCTCTTGGGAGTCCGCTGGTATTTAGATGGCGAGCTCCTCAAAGAGTTGCCTGATTGTCCGCTCAATGAAACCATTACCTCATTTTCGATGTACGACGAAGATTTGTGTGACGTAGACCCCAGCAAATTACTTCTCGAATACGTTGGTCGCTCATTCCAAGGGAATTACTCTTGCGAAGGCATGAACGCCGCCGGATGGGGACCACCTTCCGAAGTCGAAACTCTTGTCATTTACT atcCACCGGGCAATACCACACTGACCTACGAGCCGGAAGTGGTAGTGAAAGATGGTCCTCTGACTTTGACTTGTGGGGTTTCGGATGTCGGCCAGCCTGCTGTTACACAATACAGATGGACACGCAATGGCCACGTCATTCCAGAGATTAGTGATGCTCAATGGAATGTCAGCCAAGTGACGCTTAACTATCAAGCTAACTACTCGTGCACGCCAGTCAATGAGGCCGGTGAAGGCGAAACGGCTACCATTGAAATTGAGGTCTTCG CTGAACCTACTTTCATTGAACGACTGCCGCTGACTTCCGGTGCTCTCTCTGACGCCGCCGACGCCACCAAATTATCATGTCGTGCTGAGTGTTATCCGCTCTGTCAGATCGATTGGTTCCGCAATGGAATACCCATCAGAGAATCACCCATGTATACGGTTGTTGATAGTTTTGTGCCAGAAAACATcaag TTTAATCAACACCAATCGGTCAAATCAAGTTTGTCTTTCAACATGCGTATGTGGAGCCAGGCAAAGTTAGATCCGATTGCCGACACGGCGAATTATACTTGCATTACGACAGACAACGTGGTCGGTGATGGTGTCTCGAGCACGACCTTCTTCACGGTTGAAT ATGCACCCACCACTGCGATTATTGATAACCCTACAATCGAAGTGGAGGAAGGTTCGATCGTGGGCCAGTTGGAGTGTTCAGCTTCTTCCTATCCGTTAGCCAATTACTACTGGCAACACAACCATCAGATCATAGGCAACGGACCACGTCTTACACTCGACTACGGACTTAGCCGTGACAAGACGGGCGAATACTCTTGCATAGCTCATAATCAGCACGGCAATACCAGCGCTAAGGCCTTCATCAATGTCGTTT TTAAACCCGAGTGTTCCATCACTCTGCGTGAGATGGAAGGGAAAACGCGGTTAATTTGCGAAGTCCACGCCAATCCTAAGCTGGTCGACTTCATGTGGATGCTGAACAATGCCACGTTGACTACTGACATTGTGCACATGGGTTTGCAAAGTGTTCTGACAATCGACGGACCGGCTCCCACCAGCGGAATTTACTATTGCCATGCCAACAACTCGGTCGGATTCGGGACGCCCTGCGAGATTAGCGTTGAAG gtGGGTTGTTGGCGAAGCTGGGTGACGAGAACATCATTATAATCGCCATTATAGCTGCCGCCATAGTCGTCATCCTCGTCGTCTGTATTGTGTTACTCGTCATTTGCCGAAGGCAGCGAACTGATGATAAAT ATAACCCTGCCGCTACCATGGAACAACGTGAAAA TCCGGAGGGAGGATCCCTTATGACTCTACAATCAGGAACAACAATCCAACAAGTTCATCAACATAAATGGCCACTACGACCCGGTGTCCAGGTGCACGTCAATGATACAAACAGCCTTACATTGGCCGCTTCCGGCTCTGTCCTTCTTTCGCCTGTTGACCAAACACAAGACGAAGCGCCAAATTCCAATTCGAAACGACCGCGTTCCGATTCCTCTGGTTCGCAAGCAGACCAATTTGAAGCGGACAAAGCAGTTGATCGCCAAGTGGTAGAGTCCAACATTCCATATTACGAGACGCTGCGGGATCAAAAACCACCTTTGGGTGGAAACCGCGATTCAGTAGGCGAGTCCCAGGCAACGGATTCCGGCAGTGAGAGTACTCGTTCTGTCATCTGTATCAAAGGACCTTGTCGTCCTAAAACTCTAATCCCCGTCACATCTCATCATCTGAGTAACACTGAAGCATGTCGGGAGAATTCAGCAG CTGTTTCAGCAACGGGACCCTCTACCAAAAACGGCAATGACAATCTCTCAGAAAATAGTAAAGCTTTCTACGAGAACCTCCCCTTCCACGGGCTTCAAACCGCCCCAAATAAG GACTTTGTCAGCCGCCCTTCCAGTCAAATGAGTCATACTCCTTCTTCCGGTTATGGATCGGCACGGAGCACTAATCGAACCATGTCCGAAGCCATAAACACCAAAGACAACCAAACGGCGGCTACTGTCCCTGATCAGCTGGGACGTAGTCGTAACTGTCATCTAAACTCGCTTCGGAAACCTAAAGTAGCTGATGTTAGCTCCCGTTTTCGTTCTCTCCGGGTGCCGCGTGCCGGTCCGCCCCCTACGTCTGTTGGATATGACTCGGCTGATTTTGCATGCCAAACACCCAAGCCTGTGGGAACTGTTTCCCAACCACTCGAAATGGTCGCGACCCACGAACAAAATTGGCAACCGGAGCATGATCAGCAACTATCCATTCCCGTGCCTGCCCCCCGCTTTCACACGCTTAAACGTCACCCATACCAGAACATTCCCATTCCGTTGAAGAATGTGCAGATACAAAATCAAGAGCACCATGATAATTCAGATCAGTTCATGCAG ATGAACCCGTTGATGAGCTCAACCAAGAGCACAAGCATGAATGATCCACAGCTGCAACAACGAGCCTGGACACCTCGGTCGCTGGCTCCCGTTCATACCTCGGCATACGATCCTCCTAAACAGCAAGCTCAGTCACATCATGCTCCATCGTCCCGTTTTCCCGCTAACACTAACCACGCATCCTACAAGCAAGCCGGTAGCACTGTTTACGCCGACTTGTCTATTTCTTGTACTGCCGAATTGAAACCCCACCAGAATGAAATATCTCCAACGGAATACGCAGTACTGCAGTTTATGAATGGAGGCCAAGAAGTCCAGGTTTAA
- the LOC123477492 gene encoding hemicentin-1-like isoform X3, whose product MASGASIGQLLVVLSIQTIICHGAELALAGNVPTVLEDLSGLAGQEVSVPCSVDVATCGDFHSVKWYRESQRVFVYSELANLERSEGSLTNRARFVLSSNETQAGLKISSLQLSDEGLYRCEITYLEINEGCPVVQYVNLTVLAAPDYVEILLEDGKTSAAIRNVSRIGPFNEGTIVTLLCRSGGGRPVPRIEWWNGSHIMEADEVVATQEDNGAVTGINRLQVALSRQDLDAQWQCRVRSPALSSPLVANLRIDVHVKPTNVTLTGLDTAVTEGTAVVVYCVADGARPAAAITWYNDSSPLQKSAVETTQLQSDGTFSTRSRLIFTLNRHDHRRYITCRAGNTVTDDLQHKPVQASQLLRVEYAPTVAVSPENVTVNETMDVLIFCTYDANPVTLTSVQWFKDDVEIIINGPHKYEGATIDQPALLLKKATRDDAGAYSCRLTNAVGTGHSENVAFISVQYPAEVRLVMEPELPVNELERPNITLNCQMSSGYPPVLLGVRWYLDGELLKELPDCPLNETITSFSMYDEDLCDVDPSKLLLEYVGRSFQGNYSCEGMNAAGWGPPSEVETLVIYYPPGNTTLTYEPEVVVKDGPLTLTCGVSDVGQPAVTQYRWTRNGHVIPEISDAQWNVSQVTLNYQANYSCTPVNEAGEGETATIEIEVFAEPTFIERLPLTSGALSDAADATKLSCRAECYPLCQIDWFRNGIPIRESPMYTVVDSFVPENIKFNQHQSVKSSLSFNMRMWSQAKLDPIADTANYTCITTDNVVGDGVSSTTFFTVEYAPTTAIIDNPTIEVEEGSIVGQLECSASSYPLANYYWQHNHQIIGNGPRLTLDYGLSRDKTGEYSCIAHNQHGNTSAKAFINVVFKPECSITLREMEGKTRLICEVHANPKLVDFMWMLNNATLTTDIVHMGLQSVLTIDGPAPTSGIYYCHANNSVGFGTPCEISVEGGLLAKLGDENIIIIAIIAAAIVVILVVCIVLLVICRRQRTDDKYNPAATMEQRENPEGGSLMTLQSGTTIQQVHQHKWPLRPGVQVHVNDTNSLTLAASGSVLLSPVDQTQDEAPNSNSKRPRSDSSGSQADQFEADKAVDRQVVESNIPYYETLRDQKPPLGGNRDSVGESQATDSGSESTRSVICIKGPCRPKTLIPVTSHHLSNTEACRENSAVSKSESGTSTRKRKKPEANSLSSSITAVSATGPSTKNGNDNLSENSKAFYENLPFHGLQTAPNKDFVSRPSSQMSHTPSSGYGSARSTNRTMSEAINTKDNQTAATVPDQLGRSRNCHLNSLRKPKVADVSSRFRSLRVPRAGPPPTSVGYDSADFACQTPKPVGTVSQPLEMVATHEQNWQPEHDQQLSIPVPAPRFHTLKRHPYQNIPIPLKNVQIQNQEHHDNSDQFMQMNPLMSSTKSTSMNDPQLQQRAWTPRSLAPVHTSAYDPPKQQAQSHHAPSSRFPANTNHASYKQAGSTVYADLSISCTAELKPHQNEISPTEYAVLQFMNGGQEVQV is encoded by the exons GTGCTGAGCTGGCATTGGCAGGCAACGTACCGACTGTATTAGAAGATCTATCAGGTCTTGCCGGCCAGGAAGTCTCGGTACCGTGCAGTGTGGACGTGGCCACCTGCGGAGATTTCCACAGCGTCAAATGGTACCGCGAATCGCAACGAGTCTTTGTCTACAGTGAACTGGCTAATCTAGAACGGTCGGAAGGATCATTGACCAACAG AGCTCGGTTCGTCCTGTCGTCGAATGAAACCCAAGCCGGGTTGAAGATCAGCAGCTTGCAGTTGTCCGACGAAGGTCTTTATCGATGCGAGATCACCTATTTGGAGATCAACGAAGGCTGTCCTGTCGTTCAATATGTTAACCTCACCGTTCTCG CGGCCCCTGATTACGTCGAGATTTTGCTGGAGGACGGGAAAACGTCAGCAGCAATTAGAAATGTATCACGCATCGGCCCGTTCAACGAAGGTACAATCGTCACCTTATTATGCCGATCTGGAGGCGGCAGACCCGTACCTCGCATAGAATGGTGGAACGGATCACACATCATGGAAG cagATGAAGTGGTGGCCACGCAGGAAGACAATGGCGCAGTGACTGGTATCAATCGGCTTCAGGTAGCCCTATCGCGTCAAGACCTGGATGCACAGTGGCAGTGTCGTGTCCGTAGTCCAGCCCTAAGTTCACCGTTGGTGGCCAATTTGCGCATCGATGTACATG TGAAACCCACCAACGTGACACTCACCGGACTGGATACGGCAGTGACGGAAGGAACTGCCGTTGTCGTTTATTGCGTGGCCGATGGCGCACGGCCAGCTGCTGCCATCACCTGGTACAACGATTCATCGCCACTGCAGAAGAGCGCCGTTGAGACAACGCAACTACAG TCGGACGGCACTTTCAGCACGCGGAGCCGACTCATTTTCACGCTTAATCGACACGACCATCGACGTTATATCACGTGTCGTGCCGGTAACACGGTCACTGACGATTTACAGCATAAACCAGTCCAAGCGTCACAGCTCCTCAGAGTtgaat ATGCCCCTACGGTAGCCGTTTCTCCGGAAAACGTCACCGTCAACGAAACGATGGACGTGCTCATTTTTTGCACTTACGACGCCAATCCGGTCACCTTGACGTCTGTCCAGTGGTTTAAAGATGATGTCGAGATCATTATCAACGGTCCCCACAAATACGAAGGTGCCACCATCGACCAACCGGCTCTTCTCCTCAAAAAGGCAACAAGAGATGACGCTGGGGCTTATTCCTGTCGCCTTACCAATGCCGTTGGCACTGGCCACTCCGAAAATGTTGCCTTCATTTCCGTTCAAT ATCCAGCGGAAGTGCGTTTGGTCATGGAACCCGAGCTGCCAGTCAACGAACTGGAACGTCCCAATATCACCCTCAATTGCCAG ATGAGCAGCGGTTACCCACCCGTGCTCTTGGGAGTCCGCTGGTATTTAGATGGCGAGCTCCTCAAAGAGTTGCCTGATTGTCCGCTCAATGAAACCATTACCTCATTTTCGATGTACGACGAAGATTTGTGTGACGTAGACCCCAGCAAATTACTTCTCGAATACGTTGGTCGCTCATTCCAAGGGAATTACTCTTGCGAAGGCATGAACGCCGCCGGATGGGGACCACCTTCCGAAGTCGAAACTCTTGTCATTTACT atcCACCGGGCAATACCACACTGACCTACGAGCCGGAAGTGGTAGTGAAAGATGGTCCTCTGACTTTGACTTGTGGGGTTTCGGATGTCGGCCAGCCTGCTGTTACACAATACAGATGGACACGCAATGGCCACGTCATTCCAGAGATTAGTGATGCTCAATGGAATGTCAGCCAAGTGACGCTTAACTATCAAGCTAACTACTCGTGCACGCCAGTCAATGAGGCCGGTGAAGGCGAAACGGCTACCATTGAAATTGAGGTCTTCG CTGAACCTACTTTCATTGAACGACTGCCGCTGACTTCCGGTGCTCTCTCTGACGCCGCCGACGCCACCAAATTATCATGTCGTGCTGAGTGTTATCCGCTCTGTCAGATCGATTGGTTCCGCAATGGAATACCCATCAGAGAATCACCCATGTATACGGTTGTTGATAGTTTTGTGCCAGAAAACATcaag TTTAATCAACACCAATCGGTCAAATCAAGTTTGTCTTTCAACATGCGTATGTGGAGCCAGGCAAAGTTAGATCCGATTGCCGACACGGCGAATTATACTTGCATTACGACAGACAACGTGGTCGGTGATGGTGTCTCGAGCACGACCTTCTTCACGGTTGAAT ATGCACCCACCACTGCGATTATTGATAACCCTACAATCGAAGTGGAGGAAGGTTCGATCGTGGGCCAGTTGGAGTGTTCAGCTTCTTCCTATCCGTTAGCCAATTACTACTGGCAACACAACCATCAGATCATAGGCAACGGACCACGTCTTACACTCGACTACGGACTTAGCCGTGACAAGACGGGCGAATACTCTTGCATAGCTCATAATCAGCACGGCAATACCAGCGCTAAGGCCTTCATCAATGTCGTTT TTAAACCCGAGTGTTCCATCACTCTGCGTGAGATGGAAGGGAAAACGCGGTTAATTTGCGAAGTCCACGCCAATCCTAAGCTGGTCGACTTCATGTGGATGCTGAACAATGCCACGTTGACTACTGACATTGTGCACATGGGTTTGCAAAGTGTTCTGACAATCGACGGACCGGCTCCCACCAGCGGAATTTACTATTGCCATGCCAACAACTCGGTCGGATTCGGGACGCCCTGCGAGATTAGCGTTGAAG gtGGGTTGTTGGCGAAGCTGGGTGACGAGAACATCATTATAATCGCCATTATAGCTGCCGCCATAGTCGTCATCCTCGTCGTCTGTATTGTGTTACTCGTCATTTGCCGAAGGCAGCGAACTGATGATAAAT ATAACCCTGCCGCTACCATGGAACAACGTGAAAA TCCGGAGGGAGGATCCCTTATGACTCTACAATCAGGAACAACAATCCAACAAGTTCATCAACATAAATGGCCACTACGACCCGGTGTCCAGGTGCACGTCAATGATACAAACAGCCTTACATTGGCCGCTTCCGGCTCTGTCCTTCTTTCGCCTGTTGACCAAACACAAGACGAAGCGCCAAATTCCAATTCGAAACGACCGCGTTCCGATTCCTCTGGTTCGCAAGCAGACCAATTTGAAGCGGACAAAGCAGTTGATCGCCAAGTGGTAGAGTCCAACATTCCATATTACGAGACGCTGCGGGATCAAAAACCACCTTTGGGTGGAAACCGCGATTCAGTAGGCGAGTCCCAGGCAACGGATTCCGGCAGTGAGAGTACTCGTTCTGTCATCTGTATCAAAGGACCTTGTCGTCCTAAAACTCTAATCCCCGTCACATCTCATCATCTGAGTAACACTGAAGCATGTCGGGAGAATTCAGCAG TCTCCAAGTCAGAGAGCGGGACCTCTActagaaagaggaaaaagccGGAAGCCAATTCACTATCTTCGTCCATTACAG CTGTTTCAGCAACGGGACCCTCTACCAAAAACGGCAATGACAATCTCTCAGAAAATAGTAAAGCTTTCTACGAGAACCTCCCCTTCCACGGGCTTCAAACCGCCCCAAATAAG GACTTTGTCAGCCGCCCTTCCAGTCAAATGAGTCATACTCCTTCTTCCGGTTATGGATCGGCACGGAGCACTAATCGAACCATGTCCGAAGCCATAAACACCAAAGACAACCAAACGGCGGCTACTGTCCCTGATCAGCTGGGACGTAGTCGTAACTGTCATCTAAACTCGCTTCGGAAACCTAAAGTAGCTGATGTTAGCTCCCGTTTTCGTTCTCTCCGGGTGCCGCGTGCCGGTCCGCCCCCTACGTCTGTTGGATATGACTCGGCTGATTTTGCATGCCAAACACCCAAGCCTGTGGGAACTGTTTCCCAACCACTCGAAATGGTCGCGACCCACGAACAAAATTGGCAACCGGAGCATGATCAGCAACTATCCATTCCCGTGCCTGCCCCCCGCTTTCACACGCTTAAACGTCACCCATACCAGAACATTCCCATTCCGTTGAAGAATGTGCAGATACAAAATCAAGAGCACCATGATAATTCAGATCAGTTCATGCAG ATGAACCCGTTGATGAGCTCAACCAAGAGCACAAGCATGAATGATCCACAGCTGCAACAACGAGCCTGGACACCTCGGTCGCTGGCTCCCGTTCATACCTCGGCATACGATCCTCCTAAACAGCAAGCTCAGTCACATCATGCTCCATCGTCCCGTTTTCCCGCTAACACTAACCACGCATCCTACAAGCAAGCCGGTAGCACTGTTTACGCCGACTTGTCTATTTCTTGTACTGCCGAATTGAAACCCCACCAGAATGAAATATCTCCAACGGAATACGCAGTACTGCAGTTTATGAATGGAGGCCAAGAAGTCCAGGTTTAA